One window of the Zea mays cultivar B73 chromosome 3, Zm-B73-REFERENCE-NAM-5.0, whole genome shotgun sequence genome contains the following:
- the LOC103650008 gene encoding uncharacterized protein produces MSFRFKKAGIEGLQAIKPRLRDQCTQKGPSNNHEMGKDFNSSSSVGDHGVDVEVTMVIGEDEIEGAKWTMDNVKFSVKERIEAIATKEELEHLVMLCRSEADAMGRITAGILCLLKLDKSLGQGTIEQLRNLGNGGWNYNRNRGGGGGRGRGNWRYGGHLTLIGSCDPI; encoded by the exons ATGAGCTTCAGATTCAAGAAG GCTGGAATTGAAGGTTTGCAGGCAATAAAACCTCGTCTGAGAGATCAGTGCACTCAAAAAGGACCATCAAACAATCATGAGATGGGCAAAGATTTTAATAGTTCAAGTTCTGTTGGTGACCATGGAGTTGATGTTGAAGTTACCATGGTCATTGGCGAAGACGAGATTGAGGGTGCCAAATGGACAATGGATAATGTCAAATTTTCTGTCAAAGAACGA ATCGAGGCGATTGCAACAAAAGAAGAACTAGAGCACCTTGTGATGCTTTGCAGATCTGAGGCTGATGCAATGGGGAGGATCACTGCTGGAATTCTTTGTCTCCTTAAACTTGACAAATCTCTTGGGCAAGGAACTATAGAACAACTACGTAACCTAG GAAATGGAGGCTGGAATTACAACCGGAATAGAGGAGGTGGCGGTGGCCGAGGACGAGGCAACTGGAGATATGGTG GTCACTTGACATTAATTGGTTCATGCGATCCAATTTAA